Proteins from a single region of Runella sp. SP2:
- a CDS encoding DUF1501 domain-containing protein yields MTPHHDEPFRLHTPEFSGLNQQLDRRDFLKRTASGLGALALGSLLGTPSFGATPILPKAKRVVYLFMAGGPSQFETFDYKPKLQSMLGAALPDSVRKGQRLTGMSANQASLPIAPSVYGFKQHGSTRTWVSELLPYTAQVVDELCLVKSLYTEQINHDPAITFFQTGHQLPGRPSIGSWVSYGLGSENQNLPAFIVLVSKDASKDQPLYARLWGNGFLPSEYQGVQFRSGKDPVLFLNNPEGYDGTDREQMLGYLSQLNSLQNDTWGDPEVNARIAQYEMAYRMQTSVPEVMDTSQEPDEVFDLYGPGSRDKGSYAANCLLARKLLEKDVRFVQLYHQGWDHHGSLPKGMAKQCKQIDQATAGLLIDLKRRGLLEDTLVVWGGEFGRTVYSQGKLAANDYGRDHHPRCFTMWMAGAGVKSGFSYGQTDDFSYNIVKDPVHVHDFQATLLHLMGVDHEQLTYKYQGRRFRLTDVHGKLVKGILS; encoded by the coding sequence ATGACACCGCATCACGATGAACCTTTTCGATTGCATACGCCCGAATTTTCGGGCTTGAACCAACAGCTCGACCGCCGCGATTTTCTCAAGCGAACGGCCTCGGGATTGGGGGCGTTGGCGCTGGGTAGTTTGTTAGGAACGCCAAGTTTTGGCGCAACGCCGATTTTGCCCAAAGCCAAACGGGTGGTTTACTTGTTTATGGCAGGCGGGCCTTCGCAGTTTGAAACCTTTGATTACAAACCCAAATTGCAGTCGATGCTCGGGGCAGCTTTGCCCGATTCGGTGCGAAAAGGGCAGCGCCTGACGGGGATGAGCGCCAACCAAGCGTCGTTGCCGATTGCCCCAAGTGTGTATGGTTTCAAACAACACGGAAGTACGCGCACGTGGGTGAGTGAGCTGCTGCCTTACACGGCGCAGGTGGTGGACGAATTGTGTTTGGTTAAATCGCTTTATACCGAACAAATTAACCACGATCCCGCCATCACGTTTTTTCAAACGGGTCATCAACTCCCTGGGCGTCCGTCGATTGGGTCGTGGGTGAGCTATGGCTTAGGCTCTGAAAATCAGAACTTACCTGCTTTTATCGTGTTGGTGTCCAAAGACGCATCCAAAGACCAGCCTTTGTACGCGCGGCTGTGGGGAAATGGCTTTTTACCGTCCGAATACCAAGGCGTGCAGTTTCGGTCGGGCAAAGACCCCGTGTTGTTTCTCAATAATCCCGAAGGCTACGACGGCACCGACCGTGAGCAGATGTTGGGGTACTTGAGCCAACTCAATAGCTTGCAAAACGATACGTGGGGCGACCCCGAAGTGAATGCCCGCATTGCGCAGTACGAAATGGCGTATCGGATGCAAACTTCCGTGCCCGAAGTGATGGATACCAGCCAAGAACCCGACGAGGTATTTGACCTGTACGGCCCTGGTAGTCGCGATAAAGGAAGCTACGCGGCCAATTGTTTGTTGGCCCGTAAACTGTTGGAAAAAGACGTGCGTTTTGTGCAGCTTTACCACCAAGGCTGGGATCACCACGGGTCGTTGCCCAAAGGCATGGCGAAGCAGTGCAAACAAATTGACCAAGCCACGGCGGGGCTGTTGATTGACCTCAAGCGCCGAGGACTGCTCGAAGATACCTTGGTCGTGTGGGGAGGCGAATTTGGCCGAACAGTATATTCACAAGGAAAACTAGCCGCCAACGATTACGGCCGCGACCACCACCCGCGTTGCTTTACGATGTGGATGGCAGGGGCAGGCGTGAAATCAGGGTTTTCGTACGGACAAACCGACGATTTTAGCTACAACATCGTCAAAGATCCCGTGCACGTGCATGACTTTCAAGCGACGTTGCTGCATTTGATGGGCGTTGACCACGAGCAGTTGACGTATAAATACCAAGGCCGCCGTTTTCGCCTTACAGACGTACACGGGAAGTTGGTGAAAGGGATTTTGAGTTAA
- a CDS encoding DUF1553 domain-containing protein: MMRLLLFFLASVPFWFPPTKTIDGVKVPEEVAAAYDKLPAELDYNQHVKPVLSDKCFACHGPDKAKQKAGLRLDVAQAAYGSLPENPGKVAVKPGSLAKSELVHRILSNDPDYQMPTPQSHLTLTAEEKAVLLKWVKTGAVYKPHWAFVKPEKKAIPSPPAFSGYTPVNEIDYFVGQRLMREGLTPSVEAPKELLLRRLSLDITGLPPTIAEIDAFLADKSPNAYEKQVDRLLASPHFGERMATDWLDVARYADSHGYTVDRLRDMSPYRDWVINAFNQNMRYDAFIHQQLAGDLMKGPSGNTPSRDMLIATAFNRNHQQNMEGGIVEEEFQTEYVMDRANTLGDAFMALSLGCARCHDHKYDPISQKNYYELYSFFNNVREAGQISWNDDLPTPTLLLPTEKQEELIRFMQSSMKEQEAKLAKTVDASEASFQAWLGTEEPQKLKIQAVPQVGLQGFFTFEDSLRNTVNPSHKGKMKRDAGDADKPVFSKTARGQVLELNGDSYADLRPVGIFRKSEPFSVGIWAWFPKEFKEGVIFHKSNAERLYNFKGFHLHVKDNRFEICMAHTAPSNAITRQSNQPIPRDRWVQLTMTYDGSSKANGFKLFMDGTELAMETVIDQLYKDIIFYDAKNETGLQIGGWWRGLGFKGGKVDDVAVYNRTLTPFEIKILANKATWQAIVDKPAAALSQEERAVLKDYYVSAVDAAVAAERAVLQQQRTAFSDSTRHIAEIMVMQEMPTPKRSYLLQRGQYDAPGPEVFPNTPSAVLAFPATLPKNRLGLAQWLTDPNHPLTARVAVNRYWQNFFGTGLVKTTEDFGNQGELPSHPELLDWLAVTFRQDYGWDVKRLVKLMVMSATYRQDSRTTAALRERDPENRLLARGPATRLTAEMLRDNALVASGLLNNKIGGKSVKPYQPDGLWEINSMTYKMDTTDAIYRRSLYVIVKRSVPNPTLGTFDAPTRSSCIVRRQRTNTPLQALVTLNDPTYVEASRVMGEQMARQKQSAEAIEWAYRQLTGKRPNEKEVQLLDKLYTTQYQTFKATPAKTKGWLKTGLKKIDTTLEPAQVAAYAVVANTILNSDATITKR, encoded by the coding sequence ATGATGAGGTTACTCCTTTTTTTCTTGGCCAGCGTGCCTTTTTGGTTTCCTCCCACCAAAACCATTGACGGCGTAAAAGTGCCCGAGGAAGTGGCCGCCGCCTATGACAAACTCCCCGCCGAACTGGATTATAACCAACACGTAAAGCCTGTGCTTTCCGACAAATGCTTTGCCTGCCACGGCCCCGATAAAGCCAAACAAAAGGCGGGTTTACGCCTTGACGTAGCACAAGCTGCTTACGGTTCGCTGCCCGAAAACCCTGGCAAAGTAGCCGTCAAGCCAGGTAGCTTGGCCAAAAGTGAGTTGGTACACCGCATTTTGTCCAACGACCCTGACTACCAAATGCCGACGCCGCAATCGCACCTCACCCTGACGGCGGAGGAAAAAGCCGTTTTACTCAAATGGGTAAAAACGGGAGCGGTGTACAAGCCACACTGGGCGTTTGTGAAACCTGAGAAAAAAGCCATCCCTAGCCCGCCCGCATTCAGCGGCTACACGCCCGTCAATGAAATTGATTATTTTGTTGGACAACGGTTGATGCGTGAAGGACTGACGCCATCGGTCGAAGCGCCCAAGGAGTTATTGTTGCGGCGGTTGTCGTTGGATATAACAGGATTACCCCCGACCATCGCCGAAATCGACGCTTTTTTGGCAGATAAAAGCCCCAATGCCTACGAAAAACAAGTGGATAGGCTGCTGGCGTCGCCGCATTTTGGCGAGCGCATGGCCACCGATTGGCTGGACGTAGCCCGCTATGCTGATTCTCACGGCTATACCGTCGATCGGTTGCGTGATATGTCGCCTTACCGCGACTGGGTCATCAATGCTTTCAACCAAAACATGCGCTACGATGCCTTCATCCACCAGCAATTGGCGGGGGATTTGATGAAAGGGCCTTCGGGAAATACCCCAAGCCGTGACATGCTGATTGCGACGGCCTTCAACCGAAACCACCAACAAAACATGGAAGGGGGAATTGTGGAAGAAGAGTTTCAGACCGAATATGTTATGGATCGAGCCAATACCTTGGGTGATGCGTTCATGGCGTTGTCACTGGGTTGTGCGCGTTGCCACGACCACAAATACGACCCTATTTCTCAGAAAAATTACTACGAACTTTACAGCTTTTTCAACAACGTGCGCGAAGCGGGACAAATTTCTTGGAACGACGACTTGCCCACGCCTACGCTGCTGTTGCCTACCGAAAAGCAAGAGGAGTTAATCCGTTTTATGCAGTCGTCGATGAAAGAACAGGAAGCCAAATTGGCCAAAACTGTGGATGCTTCCGAGGCTTCTTTTCAGGCGTGGCTAGGAACGGAAGAGCCGCAAAAACTCAAAATCCAAGCCGTGCCGCAGGTAGGACTACAGGGCTTTTTCACGTTTGAAGATTCGTTGAGAAATACGGTAAATCCTTCGCACAAGGGCAAAATGAAACGCGACGCGGGCGATGCCGACAAGCCTGTTTTTTCAAAAACCGCCCGTGGACAAGTACTCGAACTCAACGGCGATTCGTACGCCGATTTGCGGCCTGTGGGCATTTTTCGGAAATCAGAGCCGTTTTCGGTTGGGATTTGGGCGTGGTTTCCCAAAGAGTTTAAAGAAGGCGTGATTTTTCACAAAAGTAATGCCGAGCGGTTGTACAATTTCAAAGGTTTTCATTTGCACGTCAAAGACAACCGTTTTGAAATCTGCATGGCGCACACCGCTCCGTCCAATGCCATCACGCGGCAAAGCAATCAACCCATTCCGCGCGACCGCTGGGTGCAGTTGACCATGACGTACGACGGTTCGTCCAAAGCCAATGGTTTTAAATTGTTTATGGACGGCACCGAATTGGCGATGGAAACGGTGATAGACCAGTTGTACAAAGACATTATTTTTTACGATGCCAAAAACGAAACGGGGCTACAAATCGGTGGCTGGTGGCGTGGATTGGGCTTCAAAGGGGGTAAAGTGGACGACGTGGCGGTGTATAACCGAACCCTCACGCCTTTTGAAATAAAGATTTTGGCCAACAAAGCTACGTGGCAAGCCATCGTGGATAAACCTGCTGCCGCGCTGTCGCAGGAAGAACGGGCAGTGCTGAAAGACTACTACGTGTCGGCCGTGGATGCGGCGGTGGCTGCCGAACGGGCAGTTCTCCAACAACAACGAACGGCTTTCAGCGATTCCACGCGCCACATTGCCGAAATTATGGTAATGCAGGAAATGCCAACGCCCAAACGCTCGTACTTGCTACAACGCGGGCAATACGACGCGCCTGGCCCCGAAGTGTTTCCCAATACCCCTTCGGCGGTATTGGCTTTCCCCGCCACCCTTCCCAAAAACCGCCTTGGCTTGGCACAGTGGTTGACCGATCCTAATCACCCGCTGACGGCGCGGGTAGCAGTGAATCGCTATTGGCAAAATTTCTTTGGAACAGGCTTAGTAAAAACCACCGAAGACTTTGGAAACCAAGGCGAATTGCCCTCTCATCCTGAACTGCTGGATTGGTTGGCCGTCACGTTCCGTCAGGATTACGGATGGGATGTCAAACGATTGGTGAAATTGATGGTGATGTCGGCTACCTACCGTCAAGATTCGCGCACGACGGCCGCTTTGCGAGAGCGCGACCCCGAAAATCGCTTATTGGCACGAGGCCCAGCCACTCGCCTAACCGCCGAAATGCTCCGCGACAATGCGCTGGTGGCCAGTGGATTATTGAATAATAAAATTGGGGGTAAAAGCGTGAAACCTTACCAGCCCGATGGCTTGTGGGAAATCAACAGCATGACCTACAAAATGGATACGACCGATGCCATTTACCGCCGTAGCCTGTACGTGATTGTCAAACGCTCCGTGCCCAATCCGACCTTGGGGACGTTTGATGCCCCCACGCGTAGCAGCTGCATCGTACGCCGACAACGCACCAACACGCCTTTGCAAGCCTTGGTCACGCTCAACGACCCCACCTACGTGGAAGCCTCGCGGGTAATGGGCGAGCAAATGGCCCGCCAAAAACAGTCAGCGGAAGCGATTGAATGGGCGTACCGACAACTGACGGGAAAACGACCCAACGAAAAGGAAGTACAGTTGTTGGATAAATTATACACGACGCAATACCAGACCTTTAAAGCAACCCCCGCCAAAACAAAAGGTTGGCTAAAAACAGGGCTGAAAAAAATAGATACCACGCTCGAACCTGCCCAAGTGGCAGCCTACGCCGTCGTGGCCAATACCATTTTAAATTCCGATGCAACCATCACCAAACGCTAA